The genomic interval GCGCAGGCCCGCGGTCTGGTTCGTCACCTCCCCGTCGGAGTAGCCGGGGAGGTAGCCGCGCTTGACGGCGTCGCTCGCGCAACCTGAGGCCAGCACCCCGACCGTGACGGCAAGGGCCGTCACGCGCAGGATGGTCCGCGGGGCGCGGGTGGGGAGCTTCGACTGCAAGGGAGGCCTTTCACTTCACGACCCGCGCCGTTCGGAGCTTTCAGCGTCAGCGTGTGACACGTCGCGCGCCAGCCCGGTGGCGGGTCCTACTCGTCCTCGATAGCCGAAGCCTAGCGCGCTCGCCGTCGATCGCGGGAGGTCCTCAGGCGGCTGGGAGGTGACGCCGCCCCCCGGGCGCGCCAGCATCTGCGCAGGTCACGACACTGCTCGGAGAGATGTCAGATACCTCGCCCCGCGGTCACCGTCATCCTCGCGCGACGGCGGCAGGTGCTGACGCTCTCTCTCCGAGCGTCTGCACGGCTGTGACGAACACCACCTTCAGAACGAAGAGCGGCCCGGTTCTGCGGAGACTGTGCTCCGCGGAACCGGGCCGCTCTGGGCCGATCGGTCAGGCGAACGATCCGCCGCAGGCACAGGAACTGCCGGCGTTGGGGTTGTCGATCGTGAAGCCCTGCTTCTCGATCGTGTCCGCGAAGTCGACGGTCGCGCCCTCGAGGTACGGGACGCTCATCTTGTCGACCACGACCTCGACGCCGTCGAAGTCGGCGAGCGCGTCGCCGTCCAGCAGACGCTCGTCGAAGTAGAGCTGGTAGATCAGGCCCGAGCAGCCACCGGGCTGCACGGCAACGCGCAGACGCAGGTCGTCGCGGCCCTCCTGCTCCAGGAGGCTGCGAACCTTGGCGGCGGCGACGTCGGTCAGGACCACGCCGTGCGTGGCGGTCTCGAGGGTGTCGGTCATGCTTCCTCCAACGACAGGACGGTTCTCGCTCTTCCCGATACTACGCATCGCGCGCCACGATGCCGCTACCCCGCCTCACCCGCGGCCGCGGTGGTCGACCATCTGGGCGCCCAGGTACGCGCCGCTCGCGCCACGGCGTCGCCGCGCCCACCGACGTCGGCACCAACCTCGTGGACGCCGCTGAGGCCGCCGGTCGACCACTCGCGCCGGCTCACCTCGCTGACGCCCGCCAGCACGACGACGGGAACCGCCCGCTCTCCCGCCAGGCGCGCGACGAGCGGCAGCAGGCCCTCGTGCAGCGCCGCGCCGTCGAGCAGGTCGACGTGGACGACGACGACGTCCGCCGTCCCGAGAAGCGATCGCAGCCGCACCTCGTCGGGATCCGTGGCCGGCGGCGGCGTCGCCAGCCCGAGCGCCGAGAGCGGGACGAACACCCCCGACGGGGCGGGCGTGGGAGGGCGAGGGGCAGGACCGCCGGCTCGACCGAGCCGGTCGACGCGGCCCGCCACTCGGCGGCGAGCTCCTCGGCGAGCGCGGCCCGCGCGGCCAGCAACAGCACATGCACGGTGCCGATGGTGGCACGACGATGGTCCGCATGACGACCAGCGCGGGCCCGCACGTCGGCATCCTCCTGTTCGACGGCGCCGAAGAACTGGACGCCGTCGGCCCGTTCGAGGTTCTGGCGGCCTGGACCACCAGGTCGGCGCTCCAGCCCACGGTCACGACGTTCTCCCGTGACGGCGCCGGGG from Xylanimonas allomyrinae carries:
- the erpA gene encoding iron-sulfur cluster insertion protein ErpA, which gives rise to MTDTLETATHGVVLTDVAAAKVRSLLEQEGRDDLRLRVAVQPGGCSGLIYQLYFDERLLDGDALADFDGVEVVVDKMSVPYLEGATVDFADTIEKQGFTIDNPNAGSSCACGGSFA